In the genome of Actinomycetota bacterium, one region contains:
- the aceB gene encoding malate synthase A, whose protein sequence is MASPDGVEVRGPARERYPGVLSDEALGLVAELQRELGPTRRALLAKRGERQAGFDAGELPDFLGETASVREGDWRVAPVEGLADRRVEITGPTDRKMLINALNSGARVFMADFEDANAPTWQNMFGGQQNLVDAIEGTISFESPDGRQYRLGDEVATLMPRPRGWHLPEKHVVVDGQPASGSLVDFGLFMFHGARRLLERGQGVYLYLPKLESHQEARLWNDAFQLASDRLGIPRGTVKATVLIETITAAFEMDEILYELRDHSAGLNAGRWDYMFSVIKKFRNRPEFTLPDRNKVTMTVPFMRAYTQLLVKTCHRRGAFAMGGMSAFIPSRKRPEINQQATAKVREDKQREAGDGFDGTWVAHPDLVPVAMEVFDGVLGSRPNQIDRQRDDVQVGQGELLDIASTPGEATEEGLRNNVNVGIQYISSWLRGQGAAPIFNLMEDAATAEISRSQVWQWVHNGVKLAEGQTVTADLVRQTATEELEKIREQVGDEFFYSEGRPDQSRALFEQVALADEFVEFLTIPAYEQLD, encoded by the coding sequence GTGGCATCCCCCGACGGTGTTGAGGTCCGTGGTCCGGCACGCGAGAGGTACCCGGGCGTCCTGAGCGACGAGGCGCTGGGGCTGGTGGCCGAGCTCCAGCGGGAGCTGGGGCCGACCCGGCGGGCGCTGCTGGCCAAGCGGGGGGAGCGGCAGGCGGGGTTCGACGCCGGGGAGCTGCCCGACTTCCTCGGCGAGACGGCGTCGGTGCGGGAGGGGGACTGGCGGGTCGCGCCGGTGGAGGGGCTGGCCGACCGGCGGGTCGAGATCACCGGGCCGACCGACCGCAAGATGCTGATCAACGCCCTCAACTCCGGGGCCCGGGTGTTCATGGCCGACTTCGAGGACGCCAACGCCCCGACCTGGCAGAACATGTTCGGCGGGCAGCAGAACCTGGTCGACGCCATCGAGGGCACGATCAGCTTCGAGAGCCCCGACGGCCGCCAGTACCGGCTGGGCGACGAGGTGGCCACGCTGATGCCGCGGCCCCGGGGCTGGCACCTGCCCGAGAAGCACGTGGTGGTCGACGGGCAGCCGGCCTCGGGCAGCCTGGTCGACTTCGGGCTGTTCATGTTCCACGGGGCCCGGCGGCTGCTGGAGCGGGGCCAGGGCGTCTACCTGTACCTGCCCAAGCTGGAGAGCCACCAGGAGGCGCGGCTCTGGAACGACGCCTTCCAGCTCGCCTCCGACCGCCTCGGCATCCCCAGGGGGACGGTCAAGGCGACGGTGCTGATCGAGACCATCACGGCCGCCTTCGAGATGGACGAGATCCTGTACGAGCTGCGCGACCACTCGGCCGGGCTCAACGCCGGCCGCTGGGACTACATGTTCTCGGTCATCAAGAAGTTCCGGAACCGGCCCGAGTTCACCCTGCCCGACCGCAACAAGGTGACCATGACGGTGCCGTTCATGCGGGCCTATACCCAGCTGCTGGTCAAGACCTGTCACCGCCGGGGCGCGTTCGCCATGGGCGGCATGTCGGCGTTCATCCCCAGCCGCAAGCGGCCCGAGATCAACCAGCAGGCCACGGCCAAGGTGCGCGAGGACAAGCAGCGCGAGGCCGGCGACGGCTTCGACGGCACCTGGGTCGCCCACCCCGACCTGGTGCCGGTGGCCATGGAGGTGTTCGACGGGGTGCTGGGGTCCCGGCCCAACCAGATCGACCGCCAGCGCGACGACGTCCAGGTCGGCCAGGGCGAGCTGCTGGACATCGCCTCGACCCCGGGCGAGGCGACCGAGGAGGGCCTGCGCAACAACGTCAACGTCGGCATCCAGTACATCTCCTCCTGGCTGCGCGGCCAGGGCGCGGCCCCGATCTTCAACCTGATGGAGGACGCGGCCACGGCCGAGATCTCTCGCTCCCAGGTCTGGCAGTGGGTCCACAACGGCGTCAAGCTGGCGGAGGGCCAGACGGTCACCGCCGACCTGGTCCGCCAGACCGCCACCGAGGAGCTGGAGAAGATCCGCGAGCAGGTGGGAGACGAGTTCTTCTACAGCGAGGGCCGCCCCGACCAGTCCAGGGCCCTGTTCGAACAGGTCGCCCTGGCCGACGAGTTCGTCGAGTTCCTGACCATCCCCGCCTACGAGCAGCTGGACTGA
- the pdxH gene encoding pyridoxamine 5'-phosphate oxidase, with amino-acid sequence MRSEYTREALAEADVDADPVVQFGRWFGQAEQAGLLEPTAMTLATATPDGRPSARMVLLRGFDERGFCFYTNYESRKGAELAANPLAALVFWWGPLERQVRIEGRVTPTSRAESEAYFHSRPPGSQLSAAASPQSRVIDSRVILERRVAELATRLPGGGLPLPDFWGGFRLAHETVEFWQGRPNRLHDRLRYRRAAGGWKIERLAP; translated from the coding sequence ATGCGATCGGAGTACACCAGGGAGGCGCTGGCCGAGGCTGACGTCGACGCCGACCCGGTGGTCCAGTTCGGGCGCTGGTTCGGGCAGGCCGAGCAGGCCGGCCTGCTCGAACCGACCGCCATGACGCTGGCCACCGCGACCCCGGACGGCCGCCCCTCGGCCCGCATGGTCCTACTGCGCGGGTTCGACGAGCGCGGCTTCTGCTTCTACACCAACTACGAGAGCCGCAAGGGCGCCGAGCTGGCCGCCAACCCGCTGGCCGCCCTGGTCTTCTGGTGGGGCCCGCTGGAGCGCCAGGTCCGGATCGAGGGCCGGGTCACCCCGACCAGCCGGGCCGAGAGCGAGGCCTACTTCCATTCCCGCCCCCCCGGCAGCCAGCTCAGCGCGGCCGCCTCCCCCCAGAGCAGGGTGATCGACAGCCGGGTCATCCTGGAGCGACGGGTCGCCGAGCTGGCCACCCGCCTCCCCGGCGGCGGGCTCCCCCTGCCCGACTTCTGGGGCGGCTTCCGCCTGGCCCACGAGACCGTCGAGTTCTGGCAGGGCCGCCCCAACCGCCTCCACGACCGCCTCCGCTACCGCCGCGCCGCCGGCGGCTGGAAGATCGAGCGCCTCGCCCCCTGA